The following coding sequences lie in one Salmo salar chromosome ssa13, Ssal_v3.1, whole genome shotgun sequence genomic window:
- the LOC106568344 gene encoding E3 ubiquitin-protein ligase KCMF1 isoform X1: MFQRSNTSSVSCDACLKGNFRGRRYKCLICYDYDLCASCYESGATTTRHTSEHAMQCILTRVDFDLYYGGEAFSVEQPQSFSCPYCGKMGYTETSLQEHVTTDHAETSTEVICPICAALPGGDPNHVTDDFAAHLTLEHRAPRDLDESSGVRHVRRMFHHGRGLGGPRARRTNMHFTSSSTGGLSSSQSSSYSPSNREAMDPIAELLSQLSGVRRSAGGQLNSSGPSASQLQQLQMQLQLERQQAQAARQQLETARNATRRSNPGGNISATIPPPSAVANSAGVAESNPMASHSSQFLLTRLNEPKMSEVERQALEGERADRSLFVQELLLSTLMREESSSSDEDERRDFASFGAMGCVDIMPLDVALENLNLRESGTGGYNSSSRSSKEPPPPPL, translated from the exons GTGTGAGCTGTGACGCGTGTTTAAAAGGGAACTTCAGAGGGCGCCGGTACAAGTGTTTAATTTGCTACGACTACGACCTGTGCGCATCGTGCTACGAGAGCGGAGCTACCACAACGAGACACACGTCGGAGCACGCCATGCAGTGTATATTAACCAGGGTAGACTTTG ACCTGTATTACGGCGGCGAGGCGTTCTCAGTAGAGCAGCCCCAGAGCTTTTCCTGTCCTTACTGTGGTAAAATGGGCTACACAGAGACATCCCTACAGGAGCATGTCACCACAGACCATGCAGAGACTTCCACAGAGGTG ATCTGTCCAATATGTGCTGCGTTGCCGGGCGGGGACCCCAATCACGTGACTGACGACTTTGCTGCTCATCTCACACTTGAACACAGAGCACCTAGAGACTTA GATGAGTCCAGTGGTGTCCGGCACGTGCGTCGGATGTTCCACCACGGTCGTGGGCTGGGCGGTCCTAGGGCACGCAGGACCAACATGCACTTTACTAGCAGCTCCACTGGGGGGCTCTCTTCCTCACAGAGTTCCTCTTACTCCCCCAGTAACAGGGAAGCCATGGACCCTATAGCAG AGCTATTGTCTCAGCTGTCGGGCGTGCGGCGTTCGGCGGGCGGCCAGCTCAACTCGTCGGGCCCGTCTGCATCTCAGCTGCAGCAGCTACAGATGCAGCTGCAGCTGGAGCGCCAGCAAGCCCAGGCGGCCCGCCAGCAGCTGGAGACGGCCAGGAACGCCACACGACGCTCAAACCCCGGCGGCAACATCAGTGCCACCATCCCACCTCCCAGCGCCGTCGCCAACTCGGCCGGTGTGGCCGAGAGCAATCCCATGGCCTCCCACAGCTCCCAGTTCCTGCTCACACG TTTAAATGAGCCCAAGATGTCGGAGGTGGAGCGGCAGGCGCTGGAGGGTGAGCGCGCTGACCGCAGCCTGTTTGTCCAGGAGCTGCTGTTGAGCACGCTGATGCGCGAGGAGAGCTCCTCTTCGGACGAGGATGAGCGGCGAGACTTTGCCAGCTTTGGGGCCATGGGCTGCGTGGATATCATGCCTTTAGACGTGGCCCTGGAGAACCTCAACCTCAGGGAGAGTGGTACCGGcggttacaacagcagctctagGAGCTCTAAggaacctccacctcctcctctttga
- the LOC106568344 gene encoding E3 ubiquitin-protein ligase KCMF1 isoform X2, with the protein MSRHEGVSCDACLKGNFRGRRYKCLICYDYDLCASCYESGATTTRHTSEHAMQCILTRVDFDLYYGGEAFSVEQPQSFSCPYCGKMGYTETSLQEHVTTDHAETSTEVICPICAALPGGDPNHVTDDFAAHLTLEHRAPRDLDESSGVRHVRRMFHHGRGLGGPRARRTNMHFTSSSTGGLSSSQSSSYSPSNREAMDPIAELLSQLSGVRRSAGGQLNSSGPSASQLQQLQMQLQLERQQAQAARQQLETARNATRRSNPGGNISATIPPPSAVANSAGVAESNPMASHSSQFLLTRLNEPKMSEVERQALEGERADRSLFVQELLLSTLMREESSSSDEDERRDFASFGAMGCVDIMPLDVALENLNLRESGTGGYNSSSRSSKEPPPPPL; encoded by the exons GTGTGAGCTGTGACGCGTGTTTAAAAGGGAACTTCAGAGGGCGCCGGTACAAGTGTTTAATTTGCTACGACTACGACCTGTGCGCATCGTGCTACGAGAGCGGAGCTACCACAACGAGACACACGTCGGAGCACGCCATGCAGTGTATATTAACCAGGGTAGACTTTG ACCTGTATTACGGCGGCGAGGCGTTCTCAGTAGAGCAGCCCCAGAGCTTTTCCTGTCCTTACTGTGGTAAAATGGGCTACACAGAGACATCCCTACAGGAGCATGTCACCACAGACCATGCAGAGACTTCCACAGAGGTG ATCTGTCCAATATGTGCTGCGTTGCCGGGCGGGGACCCCAATCACGTGACTGACGACTTTGCTGCTCATCTCACACTTGAACACAGAGCACCTAGAGACTTA GATGAGTCCAGTGGTGTCCGGCACGTGCGTCGGATGTTCCACCACGGTCGTGGGCTGGGCGGTCCTAGGGCACGCAGGACCAACATGCACTTTACTAGCAGCTCCACTGGGGGGCTCTCTTCCTCACAGAGTTCCTCTTACTCCCCCAGTAACAGGGAAGCCATGGACCCTATAGCAG AGCTATTGTCTCAGCTGTCGGGCGTGCGGCGTTCGGCGGGCGGCCAGCTCAACTCGTCGGGCCCGTCTGCATCTCAGCTGCAGCAGCTACAGATGCAGCTGCAGCTGGAGCGCCAGCAAGCCCAGGCGGCCCGCCAGCAGCTGGAGACGGCCAGGAACGCCACACGACGCTCAAACCCCGGCGGCAACATCAGTGCCACCATCCCACCTCCCAGCGCCGTCGCCAACTCGGCCGGTGTGGCCGAGAGCAATCCCATGGCCTCCCACAGCTCCCAGTTCCTGCTCACACG TTTAAATGAGCCCAAGATGTCGGAGGTGGAGCGGCAGGCGCTGGAGGGTGAGCGCGCTGACCGCAGCCTGTTTGTCCAGGAGCTGCTGTTGAGCACGCTGATGCGCGAGGAGAGCTCCTCTTCGGACGAGGATGAGCGGCGAGACTTTGCCAGCTTTGGGGCCATGGGCTGCGTGGATATCATGCCTTTAGACGTGGCCCTGGAGAACCTCAACCTCAGGGAGAGTGGTACCGGcggttacaacagcagctctagGAGCTCTAAggaacctccacctcctcctctttga
- the LOC106568344 gene encoding E3 ubiquitin-protein ligase KCMF1 isoform X3: MFQRSVSCDACLKGNFRGRRYKCLICYDYDLCASCYESGATTTRHTSEHAMQCILTRVDFDLYYGGEAFSVEQPQSFSCPYCGKMGYTETSLQEHVTTDHAETSTEVICPICAALPGGDPNHVTDDFAAHLTLEHRAPRDLDESSGVRHVRRMFHHGRGLGGPRARRTNMHFTSSSTGGLSSSQSSSYSPSNREAMDPIAELLSQLSGVRRSAGGQLNSSGPSASQLQQLQMQLQLERQQAQAARQQLETARNATRRSNPGGNISATIPPPSAVANSAGVAESNPMASHSSQFLLTRLNEPKMSEVERQALEGERADRSLFVQELLLSTLMREESSSSDEDERRDFASFGAMGCVDIMPLDVALENLNLRESGTGGYNSSSRSSKEPPPPPL; the protein is encoded by the exons GTGTGAGCTGTGACGCGTGTTTAAAAGGGAACTTCAGAGGGCGCCGGTACAAGTGTTTAATTTGCTACGACTACGACCTGTGCGCATCGTGCTACGAGAGCGGAGCTACCACAACGAGACACACGTCGGAGCACGCCATGCAGTGTATATTAACCAGGGTAGACTTTG ACCTGTATTACGGCGGCGAGGCGTTCTCAGTAGAGCAGCCCCAGAGCTTTTCCTGTCCTTACTGTGGTAAAATGGGCTACACAGAGACATCCCTACAGGAGCATGTCACCACAGACCATGCAGAGACTTCCACAGAGGTG ATCTGTCCAATATGTGCTGCGTTGCCGGGCGGGGACCCCAATCACGTGACTGACGACTTTGCTGCTCATCTCACACTTGAACACAGAGCACCTAGAGACTTA GATGAGTCCAGTGGTGTCCGGCACGTGCGTCGGATGTTCCACCACGGTCGTGGGCTGGGCGGTCCTAGGGCACGCAGGACCAACATGCACTTTACTAGCAGCTCCACTGGGGGGCTCTCTTCCTCACAGAGTTCCTCTTACTCCCCCAGTAACAGGGAAGCCATGGACCCTATAGCAG AGCTATTGTCTCAGCTGTCGGGCGTGCGGCGTTCGGCGGGCGGCCAGCTCAACTCGTCGGGCCCGTCTGCATCTCAGCTGCAGCAGCTACAGATGCAGCTGCAGCTGGAGCGCCAGCAAGCCCAGGCGGCCCGCCAGCAGCTGGAGACGGCCAGGAACGCCACACGACGCTCAAACCCCGGCGGCAACATCAGTGCCACCATCCCACCTCCCAGCGCCGTCGCCAACTCGGCCGGTGTGGCCGAGAGCAATCCCATGGCCTCCCACAGCTCCCAGTTCCTGCTCACACG TTTAAATGAGCCCAAGATGTCGGAGGTGGAGCGGCAGGCGCTGGAGGGTGAGCGCGCTGACCGCAGCCTGTTTGTCCAGGAGCTGCTGTTGAGCACGCTGATGCGCGAGGAGAGCTCCTCTTCGGACGAGGATGAGCGGCGAGACTTTGCCAGCTTTGGGGCCATGGGCTGCGTGGATATCATGCCTTTAGACGTGGCCCTGGAGAACCTCAACCTCAGGGAGAGTGGTACCGGcggttacaacagcagctctagGAGCTCTAAggaacctccacctcctcctctttga